The sequence CCGCCGACCAGGAGCAGCCCGAGACCTACGAAAGCAATCATCGTGGACGAGATCTCGATAGTGTCGTGGATAACCATGGCGCCCCTCCTTGAACCCTTTGTAGTCTTTGTTTAATCGAGTATAGGGCGATTCGTAAGGAAGAGCATGCTGCGCCGCAGCGTGTAATCAGGGTCCCGCGTGGCCTGTGTGCGGGCGCGCACACGATTCTTCTGACGCATCAAGGCTTTAAAAGGGACCTACCGGTTTACCCGCTCCGTAAAGATCCGAGGTCGATTTCGTCGAGCCATTGCCATGCGCCTTCCGCGAGCGTCGCGGGCAACGCGAGCCCGCCGACCCGCTCGCGATGCAGCGCTTCGCAACGATTGCCGGCCGCCGCGATCATCCGCTTGACCTGGTGATACTTGCCCTCCATCACGGTGAGGGCCAGAGCGTGCTCGCCGCGCGCCTGGGCATCGACGGCGACGATCGGCTTGGGCTCGCCGTGTAGCAAGACGCCGTCGCGCAAGGCACCGAGCTGGGCGTCGTCGATCGGATGCCGCGTGGTCGCGATGTACAGCTTCGGCACTTTGCGTTTCGGCGACGTGAACATATGGACGAACTTGCCGTCGTCGGAGAGCAGCAGCAGGCCGGTGGTGTCCTGATCGAGGCGGCCCACGCATTGCACGCCGCGTTCGGCGAACTGCGGCGGCAGCAGGCTGAACACGCTCAGATGATGCTGCGGATCGCGCGAGCATTCGTAGCCGGCGGGTTTGTTCAGGAGCAGATAGGCGTGCTCGCGATACGGCCAGACGACACCGTCCACGCTGAAGCAGAACGTGCTGTCGTCGGTCGGGAAATCGGTATCGGCATCGGCGCAGACTGACCCGCCGATGCTCACGCGGCCGTCGCCGATCAGCGTCCGGCATTGGCGGCGAGAGCCGAAACCTTGAGTGAAGAGGATGCTTTCGAGATTCATGGCGAGCGAAGAATAACACCGCAAGAAGCGGAGCGCCGCGCAGCGCCATAGCGACCACGATGATCGCTCCCCGTCCTGTTGCAGGAGTTCATCGATGCATACCGCTTCCTCTTCGCCGTCTTCATCAACGCTCCGTTTGCCGGCCGCCTTCCAGCGGCTCGCATGGTCGAATCTGGTCGCGCAATCCGCTGAGCAGATCAGTCTCGCCGCCGCGCCGCTCGTCGCCGTGTTCGCGCTCGGCGCGGGCGCGCGCGAGACCGGTCTGCTGCAAACCGCGCAGACGCTGCCGTTCCTGTTGTTGTCGATTCCGCTCGGCGTGTGGGCGGACCGCCGCTCGCGCCGCACGTTGATGGCGCTCGCCGAAAGCGTGCGCGTGGTCGCGATGCTGTGCGTGCTGCTGCTGGTGATGACGCATTCGTTGAGCTTGCCGCTGCTCGCCGCGCTCGGTTTTATTGCTGCGACCGGCACGGTGGCCTACAACGTCGCGGCGCCTTCGCTGGTGCCCTCGATCGTGCCGCGCGAGGCGTACGCCCAGGCCAACGGCCGGCTCGAACTGGCCCGCAGCGTCGCCTATTCGGCGGGGCCGGCGCTCGGCGGACTGCTGGTCGGCTGGATCGGCGCGGGGTGGGCGTATGGCTGCGCGGCAGGGCTATCGGCGCTGGCCGTCGCGTTGCTCGCGGGGCTGCGAGAACCACCGCGGGCGGCCGCTCCCGAGCGTCACTTCCTGCTGGAACTGCGCGACGGTACGCGCTTCGTGCTGCGCGACACGCTGCTGCGTCCAATGCTCGCCACCGCGATCTTTTTCAATCTCGGCTTCTTCGTGCTGCAAGCGGTGTATGTGCCGTACGCCGTGCATCGGTTGGGATTGAGCGCGTCGATGGTCGGCGTGACGCTCGGCGCGTACGGCGTCGGCATGGTGTGCGGCGCGCTCGCCGCACCGGCCATCGCGCGCCGCCTCGCGTTCGGCCGCGTGCTGATCATCGGACCGTCGTGCGGTTTGCTCGCCTCGCTCGTGATGGTGGCGACGATCGTCACGCCGTCGTTCTGGCTTGCGATGCTGAGTTTCTTCCTGCCCGGCGCCGGACCGATTCTGTGGGTGGTGGGTTCGACCACGCTGCGCCAGGCGATCACGCCTGAACGGATGATGGGCCGCGTCTCGGCACTCAACAGCACCGCGACCTTTGGTGCGCGGCCGCTGGGTGCATTGCTCGGTGCGGCGATCAGCGCGCGCTGGGGGATGGATGCGTGTCTGGTCGCGGCTGCCGCGGCGTTCCTTGTGCAGGCGTTGATCATTGTCATGTCGCCGGCAGCACGGCTTGCAAGCATTCCAGAGGGCGCCGCAATCGCCCAATGAAAACCGGTTTTCATCGAGGGCTGCGCTGTGTGCCGGCGTGCCTTCCGATTCTCGGGGAAAACCCTCGAAAATGAAAATGAATTTTTTTATGATGAGATTCTATGTAAATATACTTTCATTCATTTTGATTACAGTCGCCACGCCGCCTGGCTCGCATGATCCATCACTCGTCCGTTGCTTCGAACCCCGCCGAGCAGGCCATCGCCGCACGCATTGCCGCAGCGATGCCGACCCTTACGCCGATCCATCGGCGCATGGGCGAATACGTGCTGGCGAATCTGTTCCGCGCGGCGACCATGCGAATCGACGAACTGGCGAGCGTGGTCGGTGCGTCGGTCGCAACGGCGAATCGCTTCGCTCGCGCACTCGGCTTCGACGGTTATCCGCAGTTTCGCGAAGCGCTGGTACGCGGCTTCGAAGCGACGCTCGCACCGGTCGAGCGGCTGCGTAGCGCGCAGGAATCGCTCGCTTCCGGCGACAATCTGCTCGATGCGTTGCTCGAGCAGGCGGCCGCCAATCTTCAATCCACGCGCACCGCGATCGATAGCACCGCCGCCGAAGCAGCGGTTGAAGCGATCATTGCCGCGCGCCGTGTATTCGTGCTCGGCTACGGGGCCAGCGCGTTTCTCGCTGGCTTGATGGAGCACGGCTTGATGCCGTACCACGACAACGTGCAGTCGCTCGCGCTGATCGGCGGACCGTCGCATGCCGCGCGGCGTCTGTTCACTGCGGACGACGGCGATCTGGTGATCGGCATTGCGTTTCCGCGCTATCTCGACGACACCATCGAACTCGCCCGGCGTGCGGCAAGCCGCGGCGCACGCGTGCTTGCGCTCACCGATAGTCCGCGCTCGCCGCTCGCGCAATTTGCCGATCTCAAGCTCTATATCCGTTCTGAACGGCGGCTCGCGGCCAACGCCGATTCGGCTGTGCTGGCCGTGATCGAGGCACTCTGCGATGCGGTCGCGTATCGCGCCCAACGCTCGGTCAAGGCCGCCGCCGGCGTCAGCGAATTTGTGTTGCCCTGGCTGACCGATCCGCAAGCCGAGCCGTCCAGCACGACTGAGCAGCCCGTGCGCCCTTCTATCCGTACAACCCGCACTACCAAAGCCAAGAAATGAACTCCAACGCAGTCATTGCCATTCACGGCGGGGCAGGCACGATCCTGCGCGCATCGATGTCGGCCAGCGCCGAAGCGGACTACCACGCTGCCTTGCACGCCGTGCTAAGCGCGGGCCAGCGCGTGCTCGCTGACGGCGGCAGCGCGCTCGACGCCGTTAGCGAAGCCGTGCGTTTGCTCGAAGATTGCCCGCTCTTCAACGCGGGCCGTGGCGCGGTCTACACGGCGGCCGGCACGCATGAACTCGACGCGGCCATCATGGACGGCAGCACGCTCGAGGCCGGTGCGATCTGCTGCGTGACGCGCGTACGCAATCCGATTCTGGCGGCGCGCCGCGTACTCGAGCGCAGCGAACACGTGCTGTTCACCGGCGCAGGCGCGGAAGCCTTCGCGGCCGCGCAAGGACTCGAGTTCGTCGAGCCCGAGTATTTCCATACCGAAGCGCGTCATCGTCAATGGCAGCTTGCACGCGGTCAGGATCGGGCGATGCTCGATCACGATGGCGCGACGCTGGCTTCGGACAATGACGATCCCACGCCGCACGAGCCGATCGATCCGAATCGCAAGTTCGGCACCGTGGGCGCGGTCGCACTCGATCAGCATGGCCACGTAGCCGCCGCGACATCGACGGGTGGCGTCACCAACAAGCAGGTGGGCCGGGTCGGCGATACGCCGCTGATCGGCGCGGGCTGCTATGCGGACGATGCAACCTGCGCGGTCTCGACGACCGGCTCCGGCGAGATGTTTATGCGCATGGTCGCGGCATACGACGTCGCGGCGCAGATGGCGTACCGCAACGTTTCCCTCGAAGACGCGGCGCACGACGTGGTGATGAACCGCTTGCCGAAGATCGACGGCCGCGGCGGTCTGATCGCCGTCGATGCACGCGGCAATATCACGCTGCCATTCAATACCGAGGGTATGTATCGTGGTTTCGCGCGAATCGGCGAGACGCCGGTGACGGCGATCTATCGCTAATGCTGCCGCGTTGCGCCGTCGTTTGAACGGCTGCCCGAATCGTCGCTAGAACTCCCGCTTGAATCACCGTTAGCCGCGTCCGAATCCAAAGGAACCATCGTGCCGACCTCATCGCACACCGCCCGTCCGTTTATCGAAACCTTGCCGCCGCAACGCGTGCTTGCGGTCGACGATCTGTCGGTCGCATTTCGCAGCGGCGACAAGACCTTCAACGCGGTGCGCAATCTGTCCTTGACGGTCGAGCGTGGCGAAACGCTGGCGATCGTCGGCGAATCGGGTTCGGGCAAATCGGTGACCTCGCTCGCCTTGATGCGGCTGATCGAGCATGGCGGTGGGCGCCTTGCCGGCGGCAGCATTGCATTCCGGCGCCGCGACGGCAGCGTGCTCGACCTCGCGAAAGCGTCGTCCGGCACGATGCGTTCGATTCGCGGCGCCGACATCGCGATGATCTTCCAGGAGCCGATGACCTCGCTCAATCCAGTGTTCACGGTGGGCGATCAGATCAGCGAAGCGATTGCCTTGCATCAAGGGAAGAGCCGTTCTGCCGCGCACGCCGAAACGCTGCGTCTGCTCGAACTCGTGCGCATTCCGGAAGCGCGCCGGGTGGCCGCACGTTTTCCGCATCAGCTATCGGGCGGTATGCGCCAACGCGTGATGATCGCGATGGCGCTGTCGTGCAAGCCCGCCCTGTTGATCGCCGACGAGCCGACTACCGCGCTCGACGTGACGATTCAGGCGCAGATCCTGCAACTGATTCGCGGGCTGCAGGACGAGATGAACATGGGCGTGATCTTCATCACGCACGACATGGGTGTGGTCGCTGAGGTGGCCGATCGCGTGCTGGTGATGTATCGCGGCGAAAAAGTGGAAGAGGGTGCGTCGGATACACTGTTCGCCGCGCCGTCGCATCCCTATACGAAGGCATTGCTTGCCGCGGTCCCGCGCCTTGGCGCGATGCAGGGCACCGACCTCCCTGCCAAGTTTCCGATTCTGACTGTCGAGCAGGCAGCGCTCACCGGCACCGACGAACCAGTTCGTCCCGCCGCCGCTGTAGCGAACGAAACCCAACCGCTGATCCACGACAGCACGCCGCCGATTCTGCGCGTGCGCGATCTGGTCACGCGCTTTCCGGTCAAGAGCGGTGTGTTCGGACGCCTGACGGGCCGCGTGCACGCGGTCGAGAAAGTCAGCTTCGATCTGCGCCCGGGTGAAACGCTTGCGCTGGTGGGCGAATCGGGTTGCGGCAAATCGACGACGGGCCGTTCATTGCTGCGTCTGGTCGAAAGCCAGAGCGGCTCGATCGAATTCGACGGCAAGGAAATCAGCACGCTCACCGGCCCCGCGTTGCAAGCGCTGCGCCGCAATATTCAGTTTATTTTCCAGGACCCGTTCGCTTCGCTGAATCCGCGCTTGACGGTCGGTTTCTCGATCATGGAACCGCTGCTCGTGCACGGTGTCGCTCAAGGCGCGGAAGCACAGGCACGCGTCGCGTGGCTGCTCGAAAAGGTCGGCCTGCCGCGCGAGGCTGCAGGCCGCTATCCGCACGAATTTTCAGGCGGTCAACGGCAACGCATCGCGATTGCGCGTGCTCTCGCATTGAATCCGAAAGTCGTGATTGCCGACGAATCCGTCTCCGCGCTGGACGTCTCCGTGCAGGCGCAGATCGTCAATCTGATGCTCGATCTGCAACGCGAGCTCGGCGTCGCGTACCTGTTCATTTCGCACGACATGGCGGTGGTGGAACGTGTTAGCCATCGCGTGGCGGTGATGTATCTCGGCCAGATCGTCGAGATCGGTCCGCGCCGCGCGGTGTTCGAAGCGCCGCAGCACCCGTACACGAAAAAGCTGATGGGCGCGGTGCCGGTCGCCGATCCGGCACGCCGTCACGCGAAACGCATGCTTGCCGCCGACGAAATTCCGAGCCCGATTCGCGGGCTGAACGACGAGCCGGTCGTGGCGCCGCTGATTGCCGTCGGACCGGATCATTTCGTGGCTCAGCATCGGGTGGGCGGCGCTTACTAGACGCGAACACAGACCCGGGCGCAGATCTCAACGGAGCGCCAAGCCCGAAGCCAAGCCATTTTCTCTCGCAGCACACAACCCTGTTTCAATTTGCAGCCTGGAGCCAACCTCATGAACCTGCTGGTCCCGTCTTCTCCGTTTCGTTTGCGCGCGCTGGTCAGCGGCGGCGCGATGGTGTTCGCGATGCTCGCGGGCAATGTGGCGCACGCCGACACGACGGCCGTGATGGCCGTTGCGTCGACCTTCACGACGCTCGATCCGTACGACGCTAACGACACGCTGTCGCAAGCCGTGGCCAAGTCGTTCTATCAAGGCCTGTTCGGTTTCGACAAGGACATGAAACTGGTCAACGTGCTGGCCGACAGCTACGAAGCGAGCCCGGATGCCAAGGTCTACACGTTCAAGCTGCGCCACGGCGTGAAGTTCCAGGACGGCACTGACTTCAACGCCGCTGCAGTCAAAGCGAACTTCGACCGCGTGACCGATCCGGCGAACAAGCTCAAGCGCTACAACATGTTCAATCGTATCGAGAAGACCGAAGTGGTCGATCCGTACACGGTGAAGGTCACGCTGAAGGCGCCGTTCTCGGCGTTCGTCAACGTGCTGGCGCATCCGTCGGCGGTGATGATCTCGCCCGACGCGCTGAAGAAGTACGGCAAGGACATCGCGTTCCATCCGGTCGGCACAGGCCCGTTCGAACTGGTGAAGTGGGACCCGGCAGGCGACCTGACGGTGAAGAAATTCGCCGGCTACTGGAAGAAGGGCTATCCGAAGGTCGATGCGATCGACTGGAAGCCGGTGGTCGACAACAACACGCGCGCTGCGTTGATGCGCACCGGCGAAGCTGACTTCGCGTTCCAGGTGCCGTTCGAGCAGGCGGCGCAGTTGCAGTCGAGCCCGAAAGTCGATCTGATTGCGTCACCGTCGATCATCCAGCGCTATATCAGCCTGAACGTCAACCAGAAGCCGTTCGACAACCCGAAGGTGCGTGAAGCGCTAAACTACGCGGTCAACAAGGATGCGCTGACGAAGGTCGCGTTCGCGGGTTATGCAACGCCGGCTGATGGGGTGGTGCCGCAAGGTGTCGACTACGCCGTGAAGCTCGGCCCGTGGCCGTACGATCCGGCAAAGGCGCGTGAGTTGCTGAAGGAAGCGGGTTATCCGAACGGTTTCGAAACGACGCTGTGGTCCGCGTATAACTACTCGACCGCGCAGAAGGTGATTCAGTTCGTGCAGCAGCAATTGGCGCAAGTTGGCATCAAGGCGCAGGTTGAAGCACTCGAAGCGGGTCAACGCGTCGCAAAGGTGGAGAGCGCGCAGGACCCGGCGACCGCGCCGGTGCGGATGTACTACGTGGGCTGGTCGTCGTCGACGGGTGAAGCGGACTGGGCGATTTCGCCGCTGCTTGGATCGGCCTCGTTCCCGCCGAAGATGGTCAACACCGCGTACTACAAGAACGACACCGTTGACAGCGATCTGAAGCAGGCGCTCGAAACCACCGACCGCGCGAAGAAGGCCGAACTCTACACCGACGCGCAAAAACGCATCTGGGCCGACGCGCCGTGGATCTTCCTCGTTAAGGAAAAGGTGGTGTACGCGCGCAGCAAGCGTTTGTCGGGCGCGTATGTCGCGCCGGACGGCTCGTTCAATTTCGACGAGATCGCGATCAAGTGATGAGCTGAGCGTTCGGCGCGGCGTGTTCCAGTGGAGCACGCCGGCCGGGCGGCCGCTTTCTGACGATTCTTCGTTGCCCGCATCATTGCCGGATTGGTTTCATGCTGAACTTCCTCGTCAAACGTATCTTTGGCCTGCTGCCGACGCTCTTCATCGTCGCCGTGCTGGTGTTCCTGTTCGTGCATCTGTTGCCAGGTGATCCGGCGCGCCTCGCGGCCGGTCCCGAAGCGGACGAAGCAACGGTTGCACTGGTGCGTGCCGATCTCGGTCTTGATAAGCCGATGCCGGAGCAATTCGTCAACTTCTTCGTGAAGATCGCGCACGGAGACTTCGGCACGTCCACGCGCAGCAAGCGGCCGGTCAGCGAGGAAATCGGCGAGCGCTTCATGCCGACGCTGCTGCTTACGCTCGCGAGCATGGTGTGGGCGGTGGTGCTCGGTATGGGTATCGGCATCGTCTCGGCGGTGTGGCGCAATCGTTGGCCCGACCGCCTCGGCATGACGCTCGCGGTGTCGGGCATTTCGTTTCCCGCGTTCGCGCTTGGCATGCTGCTGATGGAAATCTTTTCGGTGAAGCTCGGCTGGTTGCCGATCGTCGGCGACGGTTCGTGGAAGAGCTACGTGCTGCCCTCGCTCACGCTCGGCGCGGCCGTGGCGGCGGTGATGGCGCGCTTCACCCGTGCTTCGTTCGTCGAAGTGATGAATGAAGATTTCGTGCGCACCGCGCGCGCCAAGGGTGTGCCCGAACGGCTCGTGATCGTCAAACACTGCCTGCGCAACGCGATGATCCCCGTTATCACGATGATGGGGCTGCAATTCGGTTTTCTGCTGGGCGGCTCGATCGTGGTCGAAGTGGTGTTCAACTGGCCGGGCCTCGGACGCCTGCTGGTGGATGCCGTGGCGATGCGCGACTATCCGGTGATTCAGGCTGAAGTGCTGTTGTTCTCGCTTGAATTCATCATCATCAACCTGGTTGTGGACGTGCTGTATGCCGTCATCAACCCGACCATCCGTTTCAAGTGAGGTCCGCATGAGCATCTCTGCTACCGAGGCGAATGCGGCCAAGGCCGCCCTCGTAGAAAACGCGATCCGCACGCCGTGGAGTGAATTCTGGCGCAAATTCCGCAAGCAGCACGTGGCGCTCGCCGCCGGCATTTTCGTGCTGCTGCTGGTCGCGGTCGCGATTCTTGCGCCGCATATCGTGCCGTACGACCCGGAGAATTTCTTCGACTACGACGCGTTGAACGCGGGGCCCTCGGCCGCGCACTGGTTCGGCGTCGATTCGCTGGGCCGCGATATTTTCAGCCGCATTCTGGCGGGCTCGCGTATTTCGCTCGAAGCCGGTTTTCTGTCGGTGGCGATCGGCGCGGTGATCGGGACGTTCTTCGGCTTGCTGGCCGGTTACTACGAAGGCTGGTGGGACCGCATCACCATGCGTGTCGCCGATGTGCTGTTCGCGTTTCCTGGCATTCTGCTGGCGATCGGTGTGGTCGCGATTCTCGGCAACGGCATGATCAATGTGATCTGCGCGGTGGCGATTTTCAGCATCCCGGCGTTTGCCCGGCTCGTGCGCGGCAATACGCTGATGCTCAAGCAACTCACGTATATCGAAGCGGCACGCAGCATCGGCGCGTCGGACTGGACCATCATCGTGCGGCATATTTTGCCGGGGACGATTTCGTCGATCGTGGTGTACTTCACGATGCGAATCGGCACCTCGATCATTACGGCGGCAAGCTTGTCGTTTCTCGGACTCGGCGCGCAACCGCCGATGCCGGAGTGGGGTGCGATGCTCAACGAAGCGCGTGCCGATATGGTCACCGCGCCGCATATCGCGCTGTTTCCGAGTCTGGCGATTTTCCTCACCGTGCTGGCGTTTAATCTGCTCGGCGACGGGTTGCGCGATGCACTCGATCCGAAGCTCGACCGGCCATGAGTCGGACTGGCATTGCTGGTGGAAACGCGCCGCATATTGGCGTGTTGCCGAGCGGCCCGCGTGGGACGATTGCTGACGTGGGCGGCGTGACGGTAGGGCATTGCACACTGGATGAAGGCGCTGTGCAGACCGGCGTGACGGTGATTTGTCCGCACGGTGGCGATCCCTTTCTCGCGAAGGTGCCCGCGGCTGCTTCAGTGATCAACGGTTTCGGCAAAAGCATCGGGCTCGTGCAAGTTGAAGAACTCGGTGTGTTGGAGACGCCCATTGCGTTGACCAATACCTTTGGTGTCGCTGCGGTCGCTCAAGCGCAGATTCGTGCTGCCATTCATGCCCATCCGCAAATCGGACGCGAGTGGTCGACGGTCAATCCGTTGGTGTTCGAATGTAATGACGGATACCTGAACGATATTCAGGCTTTTGCAGTAAGCGAACGGCATTACAACGATGCAAGTGAAGCGGCAAGCGTTGACGTCGCGAGCGGTTCGGTGGGCGCAGGACGCGGCATGTCGTGCTTCGATCTGAAGGGCGGAATCGGCAATGCGTCGCGCGTGGTCGACGTAGCGGGGCGGAGCTATACGGTCGGCGCACTAGTGTTGGCGAACTTTGGCCGCCTGCCGATGCTGACGATCGACGGCGCGCCGCTCGGTCGCGTGCTAGCCGAACGCGCAGCCGAAGCTGTCTCAACTGGGGCGGCGGCCTTAGCGCACCCAGCGAATCCAGTGGCCTCAGCGAACCCGACGGTCTCAGCGAACCCAACGGTCTCGACGAACCCTGCCGTCCAAGCGACGGCCTCGAAACCCGAGCAAGGCTCGATCATCATGATCGTCGCCACGGATGCGCCGCTCGACGCTCGCCAACTCAAGCGTCTGTCATTGCGCGCGGCAGCCGGTCTTGCACGAACCGGTTCGGTATACGGCCACGGCAGCGGCGACATCGCATTGGCGTTCTCAACGGCCTACACCGTGCCACACCAGTCCGACTTTGTCGCGCTGCCGCCCGTGCTCGCCGATGCTCGCCTCGATCCGCTATTCCGTGCCTGCGCGGACAGCGTCGAACAAGCGATCGTCGATGCATTGTGGAGCGCGGCTTCCGTTACGGGCCGCGACGGCCATCGTCGCCTATCGCTGCACGACACCGTCCCCGACCTCGCTCAACTTCTCAAGTAATCTTCCTGATGAAAGTCCTGATTTCCGCCGACATCGAAGGCGTAGCCGGCGTGTTCCATCCCGAGCAAACGCGCGCGGGCAACGGCGAATACGAAGCCGCGCGGCGCTGGATGACACTCGAGGCCAACGCCGCGATTGAAGGCGCGTTCGCTGGCGGCGCGACGCACGTATGGGTCAACGATTCGCACGGCGGTTTCCGCAATCTGCTCCCCGATCTGCTCGATGCACGTGCCCAGGTCGTGCTCGGAAAACCCCGCACACTCGGCATGATGGCTGGCCTCGAATACGGCGCGGCGCTGGTGTTCATGATTGGCTATCACGCCAGGTCGCAAACGCACGGCATTCTCTCGCATACGATCAACAGCTTCGCATTCGCGCGCGTTTCGCTGAACGGCGTCGAAGTCGGCGAGGCGGGATTGTATGGCGCGCTGGCGGAAGAATATGGCGCACAGGTAGTGCTTTTATCCGGCGACGATGTATTCGCCGAGGAGACCGCGACGCGTTTTCCGGGCGCGCGCTTTGTCGTCACCAAGAGCGCGACAGGGCATGCGAGTGGTGTCACGCAAACACCGGCAAGCGCTCGCGATGCAATCGAAACTGCCGCGCGCGAAGTGGTGCGGCATTACATCGACAAGGGTCATGCGCCGCAAGCCACGCGCGCGGCCGTGAAGCCCGTCGAATGCGAGTTGCGTGTGCAAACGACCGCGCTTGCCGATCTGTTCTGCCAATGGCCGACACTCACGCGCGTCGACGCCGTCACCTTGCGCTTTAGCGCGGCGTCGGCGGAACATGCGGTGCGCATGCTGAACTGCCTGTCGGCGATGTCGTTCATGCTGCGCTGAGCGGCGCTGAAGCCGGCCACGGCTTACTGTTGCCGACTCAATTCCCGCGCTGCACGGTCGATCACATCTGCAACCGCACCCGCATGCGACACCGGCACAAGATGGCTCGATGCGATGGGTACGATCTTCGCCCCCATCCGGTCAGCCATGAATTTTTCGACGGCGGGTGACACCGCGCGGTCCTTCGTGGTCAGCACATACCACGACGGCTTCTCTCTCCACGCCACCTGGCTGACGGTTTCGCTGAAGGCCCTTGCGGCTATCGGCTGTTGCGCGGCGGAGAGCACGCGCGTCAGATTCTCGGGCACGTCCGCGGCGAAGTCGGCGTGATACTTGCCGCGGTCGAGCCATAGGAAGCCCGTCGGGTCCGCTGTGATGCCTTGACTCGCGGGCATCGGCGCCGCGCGCTTCATCAGGTCCGTGGCCGATTCATGCAGGTCCGGCGCGATCGCCGCCACATAGACGAGACCGGCGACGTTCGGCGCGTTCGCGCCCGCTTCGGTGATCACGACACCGCCCCATGAATGCCCGACCAGGATGGTCGGGCCATCCTGGCGCGCAAGGACGCGGCGCGTGGCGGCGACATCGTCGGCGAGCGACGTGAGCGGGTTCTGCACCGAACTCACGTGATAACCCTTCTGCTGCAACTTTGCGATCACACCGTTCCAGCTCGACCCGTCGACGAACGCGCCATGAACCAGCACGACGTTGCGCACGGGGCCCGTCATCGGCGCTGCGGGCGGTGTGGCGGCTGTTCTTGCAGTGGCGGGTGCGGCGGGCGTGGGTGCAGCGGCAGGGGGCGCGGGTACGGCGGCCGGCTCGGCGGGGGGAGGGGCCGGCGCTTCAGGTGCGCTCGACTCCATGCCAGGCATTTCGGCGGGTTCGGCGGCAGGTTCTGCCGTAGGCGCCGGGGTTTGCGCGAGGGCACCCGCCCCAGCGAAGCAGAGACACAAAACAGCGGCGCCAAGCAGACGGTTGAGCGACATGTTGAATCTCCGAAGGCTGATACCTCGACTAGGGCAACATACCGAAGCACCACGCCAGTGACAATCACTATCCTTGCCGTTAAGTGCGGCGCAGAACCAAGCGCGGGTTGGCCCCAGTATTGGGCTAATTTCGGGCACGC comes from Burkholderia sp. GAS332 and encodes:
- a CDS encoding glutathione transport system permease protein; translated protein: MLNFLVKRIFGLLPTLFIVAVLVFLFVHLLPGDPARLAAGPEADEATVALVRADLGLDKPMPEQFVNFFVKIAHGDFGTSTRSKRPVSEEIGERFMPTLLLTLASMVWAVVLGMGIGIVSAVWRNRWPDRLGMTLAVSGISFPAFALGMLLMEIFSVKLGWLPIVGDGSWKSYVLPSLTLGAAVAAVMARFTRASFVEVMNEDFVRTARAKGVPERLVIVKHCLRNAMIPVITMMGLQFGFLLGGSIVVEVVFNWPGLGRLLVDAVAMRDYPVIQAEVLLFSLEFIIINLVVDVLYAVINPTIRFK
- a CDS encoding glutathione transport system permease protein gives rise to the protein MSISATEANAAKAALVENAIRTPWSEFWRKFRKQHVALAAGIFVLLLVAVAILAPHIVPYDPENFFDYDALNAGPSAAHWFGVDSLGRDIFSRILAGSRISLEAGFLSVAIGAVIGTFFGLLAGYYEGWWDRITMRVADVLFAFPGILLAIGVVAILGNGMINVICAVAIFSIPAFARLVRGNTLMLKQLTYIEAARSIGASDWTIIVRHILPGTISSIVVYFTMRIGTSIITAASLSFLGLGAQPPMPEWGAMLNEARADMVTAPHIALFPSLAIFLTVLAFNLLGDGLRDALDPKLDRP
- a CDS encoding D-aminopeptidase, with the protein product MSRTGIAGGNAPHIGVLPSGPRGTIADVGGVTVGHCTLDEGAVQTGVTVICPHGGDPFLAKVPAAASVINGFGKSIGLVQVEELGVLETPIALTNTFGVAAVAQAQIRAAIHAHPQIGREWSTVNPLVFECNDGYLNDIQAFAVSERHYNDASEAASVDVASGSVGAGRGMSCFDLKGGIGNASRVVDVAGRSYTVGALVLANFGRLPMLTIDGAPLGRVLAERAAEAVSTGAAALAHPANPVASANPTVSANPTVSTNPAVQATASKPEQGSIIMIVATDAPLDARQLKRLSLRAAAGLARTGSVYGHGSGDIALAFSTAYTVPHQSDFVALPPVLADARLDPLFRACADSVEQAIVDALWSAASVTGRDGHRRLSLHDTVPDLAQLLK
- a CDS encoding D-aminopeptidase DppA. Metallo peptidase. MEROPS family M55, with the protein product MKVLISADIEGVAGVFHPEQTRAGNGEYEAARRWMTLEANAAIEGAFAGGATHVWVNDSHGGFRNLLPDLLDARAQVVLGKPRTLGMMAGLEYGAALVFMIGYHARSQTHGILSHTINSFAFARVSLNGVEVGEAGLYGALAEEYGAQVVLLSGDDVFAEETATRFPGARFVVTKSATGHASGVTQTPASARDAIETAAREVVRHYIDKGHAPQATRAAVKPVECELRVQTTALADLFCQWPTLTRVDAVTLRFSAASAEHAVRMLNCLSAMSFMLR
- a CDS encoding Pimeloyl-ACP methyl ester carboxylesterase gives rise to the protein MSLNRLLGAAVLCLCFAGAGALAQTPAPTAEPAAEPAEMPGMESSAPEAPAPPPAEPAAVPAPPAAAPTPAAPATARTAATPPAAPMTGPVRNVVLVHGAFVDGSSWNGVIAKLQQKGYHVSSVQNPLTSLADDVAATRRVLARQDGPTILVGHSWGGVVITEAGANAPNVAGLVYVAAIAPDLHESATDLMKRAAPMPASQGITADPTGFLWLDRGKYHADFAADVPENLTRVLSAAQQPIAARAFSETVSQVAWREKPSWYVLTTKDRAVSPAVEKFMADRMGAKIVPIASSHLVPVSHAGAVADVIDRAARELSRQQ